In Lutra lutra chromosome 13, mLutLut1.2, whole genome shotgun sequence, one genomic interval encodes:
- the TOPORS gene encoding E3 ubiquitin-protein ligase Topors isoform X3, protein MGSQQPPGSPLSREEGEAPPPAPAPEGRRRSRRVRLRGSCRHRPSFLGRRELGTGAPAGTASVSSEIMASAAKEFKMDNFSPKAGTSKLQQTVPADASPDSKCPICLDRFDNVSYLDRCLHKFCFRCVQEWSKNKAECPLCKQPFDSIFHSVRAEDDFKEYVLRPSYNGSFATPDVPRFRYRTTMTRDRSASVYSPNNTMNRRTTTPPDSGVLFEGLGISTRPRNGEVPQLMRQIAIRRPTADERSLRKIQEQDIINFRRTLYRAGARVRNIEDGGRCRDISAEFFRRNPACLHRLVPWLKRELTVLFGAHGSLVNIVQHIIMSNVTRYDLESREFVSDLRPFLLNRTEHFIHEFISFARSPFNMAAFDQHANYDCPAPSYEEGSHSDSSVITISPDEAETQELDINVTTVSQAPWDDETPGPSYSSSEQVHAAMSSLLNTSDSSDEELVTGRATSQIQGVQTNEDLNNDSDSSSDNCVIVGFVKPLAERTPELVELSSDSEELGSYEKMETVKTQEQSYSSGDSDVSRCSSPHSVLGKDEQINKGHCGSGKRIKSKKEEKHSTSLSSPRDLSSSVRGDRVYSPYNHRHRRRGRSRSSDSRSQSRSGHDQKNRRKHHGKKRMKSKRSRSRESSRPRGRRDKKRSRTRDSSWSRRSQTLSLSSESTSRSRSRSSDHGKRRSRSRNRDRYYLRNNYGSRYKWEYTYYSRNKDRDGYESSYRRRTLSRAHYSRQSSSPEFRIQSFSERTNARKKNNHSERKYYYYERHRSRSLSSNRSKTASTGPDWVRNEKPGGKRKYKTRHLEGTNEVAQPSREFASKVKESHYQKSSSKFDGSHKNESDSFSDSRSSDRETKHKRKKRRTRSLSVEIVYEGKATDSTRHHKKKKKKHKKKHKKHHGDNPSRSPVVITIDSDSDKDSEVKEDTECDNSGPQDCLQNEFLPPPLEPFEAKDVVTIEDEFGILDKECNITTLNNNLNNANKTVDNIPHQPASVEQTLDVREESTFASDLESQPSNVSIQTEPSRQLPSPRTSLMSVSLGRDRDMS, encoded by the exons ATG GGTTCGCAGCAGCCGCCGGGGTCTCCGCTGTCTCGCGAGGAGGGTGAAGCGCCCCCGCCTGCTCCCGCTCCTGAGGGCCGGCGGAGAAGTCGCCGGGTACGCCTCCGCGGATCCTGCCGTCACCGACCCAGCTTTCTGGGCCGCCGGGAGCTTGGTACGGGCGCCCCAGCCGGGACTGCGTCGGTATCCTCCGAG atAATGGCATCAGCTGCTAAGGAATTTAAAATGGACAACTTTTCACCTAAAGCTGGTACTAGCAAATTGCAACAGACAGTACCAGCTGATGCATCTCCTGATTCTAAGTGTCCTATATGTTTGGATAGGTTTGATAATGTGTCTTACTTAGATCGCTGTTTACATAAGTTCTGTTTTCGCTGTGTACAGGAGTGGTCAAAAAACAAAGCTGAATGTCCACTGTGTAAACAGCCCTTTGATTCTATTTTCCATTCTGTGAGGGCAGAAGATGACTTCAAGGAGTATGTCCTAAGGCCTTCATATAATGGTTCTTTTGCAACCCCTGATGTTCCAAGATTTCGCTATCGTACAACTATGACAAGGGATCGAAGTGCTTCTGTTTATTCACCTAATAATACCATGAATAGAAGAACAACAACTCCACCAGATAGTGGAGTACTATTTGAAGGTTTAGGCATTTCAACAAGACCTAGAAATGGTGAAGTTCCTCAACTTATGAGACAGATTGCAATTAGGAGGCCAACTGCAGATGAAAGATCTTTGCGGAAAATTCAGGAACAggatattattaattttagacGAACTCTCTACCGTGCCGGTGCCCGTGTTAGAAATATTGAAGATGGTGGCCGCTGCAGGGATATTTCAGCTGAATTTTTCCGTAGAAATCCAGCTTGCCTTCACAGATTAGTTCCCTGGTTAAAACGTGAACTTACGGTTCTTTTTGGAGCTCATGGATCTTTAGTGAATATTGTCCAGCACATCATCATGAGTAATGTCACTCGCTATGACTTGGAGAGTCGGGAATTTGTGTCTGACTTAAGACCGTTTCTGCTTAATCGGACTGAGCATTTTATACATGAGTTTATCAGTTTTGCACGATCTCCTTTTAACATGGCAGCTTTTGACCAGCATGCTAATTATGATTGCCCTGCTCCTTCATATGAAGAAGGTAGCCATTCTGATTCTTCAGTCATAACAATATCTCCTGATGAAGCTGAGACTCAGGAGCTGGATATCAATGTGACCACTGTTAGTCAGGCACCGTGGGATGATGAAACTCCAGGACCATCTTACTCAAGCTCAGAGCAGGTGCATGCTGCCATGTCTTCCCTTTTAAATACTTCTGATAGTTCAGATGAAGAACTTGTAACAGGAAGAGCCACATCTCAGATACAAGGAGTACAAACTAATGAAGACCTAAATAATGACAGTGATTCTTCTTCAGATAATTGTGTCATTGTTGGGTTTGTTAAACCACTAGCTGAGAGGACCCCAGAACTTGTCGAACTATCCTCTGATTCTGAGGAGTTAGGGTCTTATGAAAAAATGGAGACTGTGAAGACACAAGAACAGTCTTACAGTTCTGGTGATAGTGATGTTAGTAGATGTTCATCTCCACACTCCGTCCTTGGAAAggatgagcaaataaataaaggtcATTGTGGTTCTGGTAAAAGAATCAAgtcaaagaaggaagagaaacactCTACATCCTTGTCATCTCCCAGAGACCTGAGCTCATCTGTCAGAGGAGACAGAGTATATTCCCCATATAACCATAGacacaggaggaggggaagatcAAGAAGTTCAGATTCACGTTCCCAGAGCAGAAGTGGGCATGACCAGAAAAATCGTAGAAAACATCATGggaagaaaaggatgaaaagcAAAAGATctagaagcagggagagtagcagaccTAGAGGtagaagagacaaaaagagatCAAGAACTAGAGATAGCAGTTGGtcaagaagaagccaaactctctctctcagtagtgagagcacaagcagatcaAGATCTCGTAGCAGTGATCATGGTAAAAGAAGATCACGGAGCAGAAATAGAGATcgttattatttaagaaataattatggAAGCAGATACAAGTGGGAGTATACTTACTATAGTAGAAACAAGGACAGGGATGGCTATGAATCATCTTACAGAAGGAGGACTCTGTCCAGAGCTCATTATTCCAGACAATCCTCAAGTCCAGAATTTAGAATTCAGTCCTTTTCTGAAAGAACAaatgctaggaaaaaaaataatcacagtgAAAGGAAGTATTACTACTATGAACGGCACAGATCAAGGAGCCTATCCAGTAATAGATCAAAGACTGCATCTACAGGGCCTGACTGGGTAAGAAATGAAAAGCCTGGAGGGAAACGAAAATACAAGACACGGCATTTGGAGGGTACTAACGAAGTGGCTCAACCTTCTCGTGAATTTGCTTCTAAAGTAAAGGAAAGTCATTACCAAAAATCTTCATCAAAATTTGATGGCAGCCACAAAAATGAGAGTGACAGCTTTTCAGACAGCCGGTCATCAGACagagagacaaaacataagaggaaaaaaaggaggaccCGGAGCCTAAGTGTAGAGATAGTTTATGAAGGGAAAGCTACTGATTCAACTAgacatcataaaaagaaaaagaagaagcacAAGAAGAAGCATAAGAAACATCACGGGGACAATCCTTCACGTTCGCCAGTTGTAATTACCATTGACAGTGATAGTGATAAGGATTCTGAAGTAAAGGAGGATACAGAATGTGACAATAGTGGTCCTCAGGACTGTCTACAAAATGAGTTTTTGCCTCCTCCCTTGGAACCATTTGAAGCTAAAGATGTAGTTACAATAGAAGATGAATTTGGCATCCTAGACAAGGAGTGTAATATTACCACACTTAATAACAACTTGAATAATGCCAACAAAACTGTGGATAATATTCCACACCAGCCAGCTTCAGTTGAACAAACTCTTGATGTAAGAGAAGAGAGTACTTTTGCTTCTGATTTGGAGAGTCAGCCTAGTAACGTGTCTATTCaaactgagccatcaaggcagTTGCCATCTCCAAGGACATCATTAATGTCAGTGTCACTTGGTAGAGACCGTGATATGTCTTAA
- the SMIM27 gene encoding small integral membrane protein 27, producing MKPVSRRTLDWIYSVLLLAIVLLSWGYVIYASTVAARRQLSKEYPDQISGMNENL from the exons ATGAAGCCAGTGAGTCGCCGCACCCTGGACTGGATTTATTCAGTG TTGCTCCTCGCCATCGTATTGCTCTCCTGGGGATATGTCATCTATGCATCAACAGTAGCCGCACGACGACAGCTCAGCAAGGAATACCCAGACCAAATCTCGGGGATGAATGAAAACTTGTAA
- the NDUFB6 gene encoding NADH dehydrogenase [ubiquinone] 1 beta subcomplex subunit 6 gives MSGYTPDEKLRLQQLQQLRRRWLKDQELSSREPVLPSQRMSPMEKFWNTFLREHTSWKNVIYKAYRHSVFAFTHVLIPAWIIHYYIKYHVNTKPYGIVERKPRIFPGDTILETGEVIPPMKEFPDQHH, from the exons ATGTCGGGGTACACGCCGGACGAGAAACTGCGGCTGCAGCAGCTCCAACAGCTGAGAAGGCGATGGCTAAAAGACCAGGAGCTGAGCTCCCGGGAGCCGGTGCTGCCCTCGCAGCGGATGTCACCTATGGAGAAATTCTGGAATACGTTTTTGCGGGAACACACCTCCTGGAAGAACGTG ATTTATAAGGCGTACCGACACAGTGTCTTTGCTTTTACTCATGTACTTATACCTGCCTGgattattcattattatattaaatatcatGTGAAT ACAAAACCATATGGCATTGTTGAAAGGAAGCCCAGGATATTCCCA ggTGATACAATTCTGGAGACTGGAGAAGTAATTCCACCAATGAAAGAATTTCCTGATCAACATCATtga